In Nicotiana tabacum cultivar K326 chromosome 17, ASM71507v2, whole genome shotgun sequence, one DNA window encodes the following:
- the LOC142171825 gene encoding uncharacterized protein LOC142171825, with protein sequence MDELVGNLNTYEMKTKTDSERKEPKKEKNLVLKAENNDSSEEDSDMEYLTRRFQKMVRRNGGHFIKDYPLLKQEHFKHNSDKAAKRNPVPEKRFKRKSAADNVVKQALAAWGDSSSESEEENDAGDSSMLAVETNVLIDAYHSLVSDKDALTIELGDAEQTRDDLVVCIVDLKETIENLKNEKENALVEKVAITEQERDNLLVVIANLEETIEELKADSRPGNSEKGKEIASEAHIKLENELNIVKTSLCVELEKNRQLQAELEKGIGFQREKVPYNPHSKYVIVPDNWLCTHSGNNGHFKKNCQARVQSVQKNKVFPEKGTLRGSSQQWIMDSGCSKHMTGNTMDFLSLKALQGGNGNKVEFLSKICTITNLVTSEVVLVAKRYKNIYVADFKSLQSGDMSYLKAVDDDAELWHGRLGHASFSLLNKLIQKDLVHGLPNSKFKEHKVCDACARGKHVKSLFKPKKEVRTSKPLELLHMDLCGPMRVPSRGGKRYIFVIVDDYSRFTWTLFLKRKDETFEVIVSFVKKIQVKMESKVACIRSDHGTEFDNAKFDEFCSENDITHNFSALRTPQQNGVVGRKNRTLEDMARTMLIDSGIAKNFWAEAINTACYLVNRYMIRFFLNKTPYELLNGRKPKLTHLRTFGCK encoded by the exons ATGGACGAGCTGGTTGGAAATCTGAATACCTATGAGATGAAGACAAAGACGGACAGTGAAAGAAAAGAAccaaagaaggagaagaacctggtactcaaagctgaaAACAATGATTCGAGTGAGGAGGATAGTGATATGGAATACCTTACCAGAAGGTTTCAGAAAATGGTTCGAAGGAATGGAG GGCATTTCATCAAGGACTATCCTCTTCTGAAGCAAGAACATTTCAAGCATAACTCTGATAAAGCAGCCAAGAGGAACCCAGTTCCTGAAAAACGCTTCAAAAGAAAAAGCGCAGCTGACAATGTTGTGAAGCAAGCTCTTGCAGCATGGGGAGACTCCTCAAGTGAgtctgaagaagaaaatgatgcaGGGGATAGCTCCATGTTGGCAGTTGAAA CTAATGTATTGATTGATGCATATCATAGTCTGGTGAGTGATAAGGATGCCTTAACCATAGAGTTAGGAGATGCTGAGCAGACTAGAGATGACTTGGTTGTTTGTATAGTTGACCTGAAGGAAACCATAGAAAATCTAAAAAATGAAAAGGAG AATGCCTTAGTGGAGAAAGTTGCTATCACTGAGCAAGAAAGAGATAATCTCCTAGTGGTGATTGCAAACCTAGAGGAAACAATTGAGGAACTTAAAGCAGACTCTAGGCCTGGAAATtctgaaaaaggaaaggaaattgctaGTGAGGCACATATTAAACTTGAAAATGAGCTGAATATTGTGAAAACTAGTTTATGTGTTGAGCTTGAGAAAAATAGGCAGCTTCAAGCAGAATtggaaaaa GGaatagggttccaaagggagaaagtTCCCTataaccctcatagcaagtacgtcattgtacctgataactggctttGCACCCACAgtgggaacaatgggcatttCAAGAAAAATTGCCAAGCCAGAGTCCAGTCTGTTCAAAAAAACAAAGTTTTTCCTGAAAAA GGAACATTGAGAGGAAGCAGTCAACAATGGATCATGGACAGCGGATGCTCTAAGCACATGACTGGAAATACCATGGACTTCCTTTCACtgaaagccctgcaaggagggaat GGAAACAAAGTGGAGTTTTTGTCAAAGATATGCACAATTACTAATCTGGTAACTAGTGAAGTGGTacttgtggccaaaagatacaagaacatctacgtTGCTGATTTCAAGTCCTTACAAAGTGGTGACATGAGCTACCTGAaagctgttgatgatgatgcCGAGTTGTGGCACGGAAGGCTGGGACATGCAAGCTTCTCTCTTCTGAACAAGCTGATACagaaggacctggttcatggCTTgccaaattcaaagttcaaagagCACAAAGTATGTGATGCTTGTGCTAGAGGGAAGCATGTGAAATCTTTATTCAAGCCAAAGAAAGAAGTTAGAACATCAAAGCCACTTGAACTActtcatatggatctatgtggccCTATGAGAGTGCCAAGCAggggaggaaaaagatacatttttgtgATAGTAGATGACTACTCAAGATTCACTTGGACACTATTTCTCAAAAGAAAGGATGAGACCTTCGAAGTAATTGTATCCTTTGTGAAGAAAATTCAAGTGAAGATGGAATCAAAAGTGGCTTGCATCAGATCCGATCATggaacagaatttgacaatgccaaGTTTGATGAATTCTGCAGTGAAAATGACATCACCCACAACTTCTCAGCTCTaagaactccacaacaaaatggagttgtagGAAGGAAGAACAGAACCCTTGAAGATATGGCCAGAACAATGCTTATTGATAGTGGGATAGCCAAAAACTTCTGGGCAGAAGCCATAAATACTGCCTGCTACTTAGTGAACAGGTACATGATCAGATTCTTCTTGAACAAAACTCCCTATGAGCTATTAaatggaaggaagcccaagcTGACTCACTTAAGAACGTTCGGGTGCAAGTGA
- the LOC142171824 gene encoding secreted RxLR effector protein 161-like, with the protein MGELNVFLGLQVKQSMKGTCISQQKYIKELLKRFDMEASKVMDTSIATATRLNLDKSGSSINQTMYRDIIGSLLYLTASRPYIVFSVGLCARFQSNPKESNLKADKKILRDLQGKQDLVLYYPSCDNFNLVGYADADFAGYLVDWKSTSGMAHFLGSCLISWGTRKQNSIALSTTEAEYVAPASCCSQLLWIKQ; encoded by the coding sequence atgggggagcTGAACGttttcttgggtcttcaagtgaaGCAGTCCATGAAGGGAACCTGTATCAGTCAGCAGAAATACATAAAGGAGCTTTTGAAGAGGTTCgatatggaagcatcaaaagtgatGGACACTTCCATTGCTACTGCCACTCGACTGAACTTGGATAAATCTGGCTCTTCTATAAATCAAACAATGTATCGAGACATTATTGGATCTCTCCTCTATCTCACTGCCAGTAGACCATATATTGTATTCAGTGTGGGGCTATGTGCAAGGTTCCAGTCAAACCCCAAGGAATCTAACCTAAAGGCTGACAAAAAGATTTTGAGAGATCTTCAGGGAAAACAGGACCTGGTTCTGTATTACCCTTCATGTGACAATTTTAATCTTGTTGGGTACGCTGATGCAGATTTTGCAGGTTATCTGGTAGACTGGAAAAGCACATCCGGAATGGCTCACTTCCTAGGATCCTGTCTGATTTCAtggggcacaaggaagcaaaactctaTAGCTCtctcaacaactgaagcagaatatgttgCTCCAGCTTCTTGCTGTTCCCAACTCTTGTGGATCAAACAATAA
- the LOC142171826 gene encoding uncharacterized protein LOC142171826, whose amino-acid sequence MVPKTRKDYNDADRKAVEKNFRAKKILVCGIGPDEYNRISSCQSAKEIWEALQTAHEGTTQVKQSKIDMLTTECELFKMKDDESIKDMHTRFTSIINELHSLGEIIPRNKLVRKVLSVLPNS is encoded by the coding sequence ATGGTGCCAAAAACCAGGAAAGATTACAATGATGCCGACAGGAAAGCAGTAGAAAAGAACTTTCGCGCCAAAAAGATTTTGGTGTGTGGCATAGGACCTGATGAATATAATAGGATCTCATCCTGTCAATCCgccaaggagatatgggaagctCTACAAACGGCACATGAAGGAACCACTCAAGTAAAGCAGtccaagatcgacatgctcaccaCTGAGTGTGAGCTCTTTAAAATGAAGGATGATGAATCAATTAAAGATATGCATACTCGATTCACTTCCATTATAAATGAGCTACACTCTCTTGGAGAAATCATTCCTAGGAACAAGCTCGTGAGAAAAGTTCTTAGTGTTTTACCCAATTCCTAG